In Perca fluviatilis chromosome 18, GENO_Pfluv_1.0, whole genome shotgun sequence, one genomic interval encodes:
- the LOC120547197 gene encoding protein ANTAGONIST OF LIKE HETEROCHROMATIN PROTEIN 1-like, producing the protein MEAAELIALTEACKLADGSSVTIFTDSRLLRQDTQFRRPISVRKRVGVGLYWLATGAGYCTLANLFGIAKSSVCAIVHEFCKAVRQVLMPEFIKLPEGDALQKVLQGFQMRCGFPQCAGAIDGSHIPIIAPEENHVDYFNRKGWHSVILQGVVDHEFCFTNIYTGWPGSVHDARVLRNSCVFALAERGELFPPDTVEINGVQVPIMLLGDPAYPMRSWLIKGYTDTGNLTVQQRYFNKRHSRARVTVECAFGRLKGRWRCLGKRLDVDISTVPTIISACCTLHNVCEKHGEAYEEPGQAILQDNRIADGEAQDAAEPTRVREALAEFFYSQH; encoded by the exons ATGGAG GCTGCTGAGCTCATTGCCCTCACGGAAGCATGTAAGTTAGCTGATGGCTCATCTGTTACCATCTTCACGGACTCAAG ACTCCTACGCCAGGACACTCAATTCAGGCGACCCATCTCAGTGCGGAAACGTGTCGGAGTTGGGCTGTATTGGCTAGCAACGGGGGCAGGATACTGCACGCTGGCTAACCTGTTTGGCATCGCCAAGTCCTCTGTGTGCGCAATTGTGCACGAATTTTGCAAGGCCGTGCGCCAAGTCCTCATGCCCGAGTTCATAAAACTGCCCGAAGGAGATGCCCTCCAGAAGGTCCTACAAGGCTTCCAAATGAGGTGTGGTTTTCCACAGTGCGCTGGAGCAATTGACGGGAGTCATATCCCCATCATTGCCCCAGAAGAAAATCACGTTGACTACTTCAATCGCAAAGGATGGCATTCGGTTATTCTGCAGGGAGTTGTAGATCATGAGTTCTG TTTCACCAACATCTACACGGGATGGCCTGGAAGTGTCCATGATGCCAGGGTTCTTAGGAATTCCTGTGTCTTTGCATTGGCAGAGAGAGGGGAGCTTTTTCCACCA GACACAGTGGAGATCAACGGTGTCCAAGTACCAATCATGCTGCTTGGTGACCCGGCGTACCCCATGCGGAGCTGGCTGATTAAAGGGTACACAGATACAGGGAACCTGACAGTGCAGCAAAGGTACTTCAACAAGCGACACAGCAGAGCCAGGGTTACGGTGGAATGTGCATTCGGCCGACTGAAGGGGCGATGGAGATGCCTGGGGAAACGGCTGGATGTGGACATCTCTACTGTCCCTACCATCATAAGTGCATGCTGCACTCTCCACAATGTGTGCGAGAAGCATGGTGAGGCCTATGAGGAACCTGGTCAAGCTATTCTTCAGGACAACAGGATAGCAGATGGAGAGGCACAAGATGCTGCTGAGCCAACAAGAGTCAGAGAGGCACTGGCAGAgtttttttacagccaacaCTGA